GTGGCTGTAGCGGACGATGTCCATGAACTCGCTGACATCGACCGTCCCAGCGCGGCTGACCTTCGCGAGGTCGTTGCGGGCGAGGTCGACGAGCATGAGATGCTCGGCGCGTTCCTTCTCGTCGCTGATCAGGTCCCGGGCGAGAGCCGAGTCCTCTTCGGGGGTGGCTCCTCGGGGACGCGAGCCTGCGATGGGGTGGGTGACGATGTCGCCGGAACGAACCGTGACCAGAGCCTCCGGCGAGGAGCCGATGATGCTGACGGGGCGGTCCTGGTCGTCATGGAGATTGAGCAGGTACATGAATGGGCTCGGGTTCGAATGCCGGAGCATCCGGTAGACGGCGAGCGGGTCGGCGTCGCACTCGGTGTCGAACCTCTGACCGAGGACGACCTGGAAGACCTCTCCGTCGACGATGTCGCGTTTGGCCCGTTCGACGCTGTCGAGGTAGGACTGCGGTTGAGTGCGAGGCCGAACCTCGGGGGTGACGAAGTGCGTGCTCGAGATCTCGGCGGAGCTGGGCGCGCTGATCCTCTCGAGCATCGCTTCGATCCGGTCGACTCCTGCGGAGTACGCCTCGTCGATGCCGGTGTCGGCGCCGTTGACGTTGAAGACGTTGGCCACGAGCGTCAGCGTTCCCGAGTAGTGGTCGTAGACGGCGATGTCGCCGGGAATCATCAGCTGCACGGTCGGCAGATGGTGTTCATTGGCCAGCCCGGGGCCGAGGTTCTCGAACTCACGCACGATGTCCCAACCGAAGTATCCGACGAAGCTCGAGACCATGGGCGGCAGAACCGACTCCGCCTCATCGACTGCCAGCAGTTCGAGGGTCGCGGTCACGGCGTCCAGCACACTGCCTTCGGTGGGGATTCCCACCGGCGGTGTGCCTTCCCACCGGAAGCCGTCACCGTCGGAGAACAGCGTCGCCACGGGTGCGGAGCCGATGAATGAGTATCGTGCCCAGGCTCCGGACACGGCGGATTCGAAGAGAAAGCTGCCGGGTCCGCCGTCGGTGAGCTTGCGGTACAGACTCAGGGGCGTCTCCGCATCGGCAAGGACCTCCGCGTGGACGGGGACCAGACGGTGATCGGCCCCCGAAGCACGGAACTCCTCAAGGCTGGGTCGGATCGTCAGGCCCGCATCCGCGGCAGCGGCTCCTGTCGTTGCGGCAGGCGGTGTCGCAGAGTTCGTGGTCACTGGGTCAGTCGGCACTGATGGTCCTTCCGGTGAAGCACGTCGGGGTCAGGGTGTGGCAGGCGGGGCCGGTCTGGTCGACCTCCATGAGCAGGGCGTCGGCATCGCAGTCGAGGCTCAGGGACACCAGTCTCTGGATGTGCCCGGAGGTCTCGCCCTTGACCCAGTATTCCTGCCTCGACCGTGACCAGTACACGGCACGACCGCCGTTCAGAGTCCGTTCGACCGCTTCGACGTCCATCCAGGCCATCATCAGGACCTGCCGGCTGGTGGCCTCCTGCACGATGACGGGGATGAGCCCGTCGGCGTCGACCGTGATCAGCTCGCGCCAGTTCTCCGGATTCGCATCGGTCCGGCCTCCGGCTCCCTGTGCGCTCGTGTTCTGTGCGCGCGTGTCCTGTGCGTTCATCGAACTTCCATCCCCTCGGCACGCAGAGCGTCTTTGACTTCGGCGATGCTCAACGTCCCGAAATGGAAGACGCTTGCCGCCAGCAGGGCATCGGCGCCGGCGGCCACCGCCGGGGCGAAGTGCTCGACTCGTCCTGCGCCTCCGGAGGCGATCAGTGGGACGTCGACGGCTGCGCGGGCGGCCGCGATGAGTTCGAGGTCGAAGCCGTCACGGGTGCCGTCGGCGTCGATGGAGTTGAGCAGGATCTCACCCACACCTCGTTCGGCCGCCTCGGTGACCCAGTCGATCGCGCAGCGTCCGGTTCCCTCGCGGCCTCCGCGGGTCGTGACTTCGAACCCCGAAGGCGTCTGCCCGCCCTGCGTGCGCCTCGCGTCGAGGGACAGGACGAGCACCTGGTTGCCGAAGTGGTGGGCGATCTCGCTGATGAGCTCCGGGTCGGCCACCGCGGAGGTGTTGACGGAGACCTTGTCGGCGCCGTCGCGCAGGAGCCGGTCGACGTCGGCGACGCTGCGGATCCCGCCGCCGACGGTCAGCGGGATGAAGACCTCTTCGGCACAGGCGCGGACGATGTCGTGGACGGTCTCCCGATCGCCGCTGCTGGCGGTGACGTCGAGGAACGTCAGTTCGTCGGCCCCGGATTCTCCGTAGCGTCGGGCCAGTTCGACGGGATCGCCGGCGTCCTTGAGGTCGGCGAACTTCACACCTTTGACGACACGTCCCTCGTCGACGTCGAGGCACGGGATGACTCTGATGGCAACCATGTGGGCCCTCCTAGATTCCCAGCATCCGATACCGCTCCATCCGACGTGCCGAACGCCGGTCGGAGGGCTCGCGCATGAGTTCGATGAGTTCGTACTCAAGTGTCGCACCGACCCTGGACACGAAGTCCAACGGCTCCTCACTCGCATCTGGATGTTCGGCGATGATGCGGTCGACGACGCGGGTGGCCTTGAGCATCGGTGCGTGCACGCCCTGGCTCTGCGCCATCTCGGGTGCCCGATCGGTCGTGCGGTGCACGATCGCCGATGCTCCTTCCGGCGGCAGCGGTGAGAGCCACCCGTTCTCGGCGCTGAGCACCCTGTCTGCGGGGATCAGCGCCAGCGCTCCCCCGCCCGAGCCCTCACCGAGGATGAGGGAGACCGAGGGGGCATCGAGGTTCGCGAGATCGGCGAGGCTGCGAGCGATCTCGCCGGCGATTCCGCCCTCCTCGGCGGACTTCGACAGAGCGGCTCCGGGCGTGTCGATGACGGTCACGAGCGGCAGGTCGAGCTCGGCGGCCAAGCGCATGCCGCGCCGGGCCTCCCGCAGCGCCGCGGGCCCGAGCGGCGCCCGGGAATCCTGCCGGAACCGATCCTGACCGAGGACGATGCACGGGGCGGAACCGAACTTCGCCAGCGCGAGCAGAAGCCCGGGGTCCTTCTCTCCCTGGCCGGTTCCGTTGAGCGGAAGCACGGTGTTGGCGGCCGTGCGCAGCAGGTCTCGGACCCCAGGCCGGTCGGGATTGCGGGACCGGGTGATCGCCTGCCAGGCCTCGGAGTTCGGGTCGACTACCCCAGGTCGGGTCTCCGGGTCCGGCACGCGGGGCGGGATCTCCTTGGCGCCCATGAGAACGTCGAGGACGCGAGCGACGGTGGCCTGGATCCGCTCGGGGCCGATCACGGCGTCGATGATGCCGTGCTTGTGCAGGTTCTCACCCGTCTGCACGTTCTCCGGGAACTTCTCGTCGTAGATCGCTTCGAAGACACGGGGACCGAGGAACCCGATGAGCGATCCCGCCTCGGCGACGGTGACATGGCCCATCGACCCCCAGGAGGCGAAGACGCCGCCTGTGGTCGGATGGCGCAGGTAGACCAGGTACGGCAGAGCGGCTCGTCGGTGGGCCATGACGGCGTTCGTGATCTTGACCATCGACAGGAAGGCGATCGTGCCTTCCTGCATCCTCGTCCCGCCCGAGGCCGGACCGGCCAGCAGCGGCAGCCCTTCGAGGGTGGCGCGTTCGATCGCGTCGACGAGTCGTTGGGCGGCGGCGACGCCGATGGATCCTGCGAGGAACCGGAACTCTCCGGCGACGATGGCCACGCGGCGGCCCTCGATGGTGCCCTCTCCGGTGATGACGGCCTCGTCAACTCCGGACTTCTCCCGAGCCGCGGCGAGTTCGGCCGCGTACTCCGCGGACACGCCTCCGGCAGGCGTGATCGGCGTCGTGTCCCAGGATCCGAAGGATCCGTCGTCCACGACGATGTCGACGAGTTCATGTGCGTTCAACCGTGCCACGTGCTTATCTCCTGTTTCGGATGTGACTGACGGGGATCAGGGTCTGCGGATCATCCCTGCGGTGCCGCGCCGGATCCGCCGGCCGGGTGTCTCAATCGTCGGAGTCGAGCCAGGACACGATCGCCTCGGCGTCCTCGTTGAGCAGAGGCGGCGCGTCGTGGGCGGTCCGTGTGGTCTCGACCTCGGTCTCACCATCGGCGTCGAAGAACCGCAGGGGCGGCCCCGGCAGATCGATATCGCCGAGCACGGGGTGGTCGACGGAGACCTTGAGTCCCTGACTGAGCGCCTGATCCCAGGAATAGACCTCCTCGAGGGTGCGGACCGTGCCGGAGGGGATTCCGGCGTCTGCGAGCTTCGCGAGCAGATCGTCCGGACCGTACTCGGCGAATCGACTTTCGATGAGTTCGATGACGGCGGGACGGTTCGCCACACGTGAGGAGTTGTCGGCCATGCCCTCGGTCGCCGGATCGATGTCGAAGGCGGCGCAGAACTTCTGCCACAGGTTCTCGTTGCCCACGGAGATCTGCACGGCACCTTCGTGGCATCTGAAGAGACCGTAGGGCGAGAGCGAGGGGTGGTGGTTGCCGCCGGGTGCGGGATTCTGTCCGGCCACGGTGGCGCGTGTGCCCTGGAAGGCGTGGACACCGACCATGCCGGCGATGAGGGAGGTGCGGACCACCTTGCCCTTGCCGGTGCGTTCGCGTTCGAGGAGGGCCGCGAGGACGCCGTAGGAACCGTAGATGCCGGCGAGGAGGTCGGCGATGGGAACTCCGACACGCTGCATGTCGTCGGGGCCGGATCCCGTCAGAGACATGAGTCCTGCCTCGCCCTGGGCGATCTGGTCGTAGCCGGCGCGGGAGGACTCGGGGCCGTCGTGTCCGAAGCCGGTGATGGACAGGATCACGAGGCGGGGGTTGATCTCCATGCACACGGCGGTGGAGAAGCCGAGGCGGTCGAGGACGCCGGAGCGGAAGTTCTCGATGAGCACGTCGGCCCGGGAGATGAGCTCACGCAGCGTGTCGGTGCCGGTGTCGGACTTGAGGTCGAGGGCGATGGACTCCTTGTTGCGGTTGCAGGAGAAGAAGTACGTGGCCTGCGGATCGTCCTCGGGACCGACGAACGGAGGACCCCATGACCGGGAGTCGTCGCCCCTGCCCGGGTTCTCGACCTTGATCACTCGGGCGCCGAGGTCGCCGAACATCATTCCCGCGTGTGGGCCCGCCAATGCGCGGGAGAGGTCGATGACCGTGTATCCGGTCAGTGGGCCGTCGACCCCGGTGTCTGTGTCGTTCGACATTCCTATTCCTCCTTGAAGTGGGTCCATTCGGCGATGAGCATGCGCAGTCGCCGACATTCCTCGTGAGCCTTCGGTCCATCCGCGTGTTGGATCGCCATCACGGCGTACGTGGTGCCGTCCGTGAGATCGAGTGTCGGCCACGGATCGTCGCCCTCCGGTGAGAAGGCGACCCCGAGGATCTGCCCCCAGGCGAAGGTCCGCGTCCTCACCATGTTCTTGACGACCAGGCCCGCTCGGCTCGGTCTCGCCTGGATGTCGGCCACTCGCAGCAGTGCGGCCGCGAAGATGACGCCCAGTACGTTCATCCATATCACGTCGAGCGGAGTCCAGGGTTCCCAGTCCACGACGAGCAGGGCGACGGACAGGATCGCGAAGCCGATGAACAGCGCCACGGAGCCGACGATGCTGATCACGCGCACCTGGCGGGGTCTGAAGACGCGGAAGTCAGATTCGGCAGGCGCCAATGTTCGTCACCAGAATCGCACGGGCACCGACCGCGTAGAGACGGTCCATGACATTGTTGACCTCTTTGGACTCGACCATGACCCGGGCCGCGACCCATCCCGTCTCCTGCAGAGGGGAGATAGTCGGAGATTCGAGGCCGGGTGTGAGTCCGAGGGCTTCGGGCAGGAGGCGCTCTTCGATGTTGTAGTCGACGAGGACGTACTGCCGGGCCACCATGACGGATTCGAGTCGCCGCCGCAGCACCTCGATCGAGGCTGCCGCTCCATCCCTCTGGACGAGGACGGCCTCGGACTCGAGCAGTGGTTCGCCGAACGTCTCGAGCCCTGCGGCACGCAGGGTGCTGCCCGTCTCGACGACGTCGGCGATGGCATCGGCGACGCCGAGCTGGATGGAGACCTCGATGGCACCGTCGAGCTGCACGGTCTTCGCGTCGATGCCCCGGGCCTGCAGGTCCGAGTCGACGAGGTTGGGAAAGCTGGTGGCGATTCGCGCGCCCTCCAGCTGGGCTGGTGAGGAGAAGGAGCCCGTGACGCCGGCATAGAAGAAGCGGGAGGCTCCGAATCCGAGTCCCATGACCTCCTGGGCCTCGGCCTGCGACTCGAGCAGCAGGTCGCGACCGGTGATGCCGGCGTCGAGGATCCCGGATCCGACGTAGACGGCGATGTCACGGGGCCGAAGGTAGAAGAATTCGACGTCGTTGACTTCGTCCTGATGGACGAGGGTCTTGCTTCCCCGGCGGGTGGAGTATCCGGCTTCGCCGAGCATCTCGGAGGCGGCTTCGGACAGTGCGCCCTTGTTCGGCACGGCTACACGCAGCATGGTGTCCTTTTGTGTTTCATCGTCTGAGGCGGGCTCTTGGAATGTGCGGCTGAGTCAACGTCAGCGGCCGAGTCAGCGTCGGCGGCTGGGTCGGAACGGTCGTCTACAGGTGCGAGTTGACGTCGTCGAGGCTGAGGTCCTTGGCGAGCATGAGCACCTGCAGGTGGTAGAGCAGCTGCGAGATCTCCTCCGCAAGTTCGTCCTTGGTCTCGTATTCGGCCGCCATCCAGACCTCTGCGGCCTCTTCGACGACCTTCTTCCCGATCGCATGGACTCCGGCATCGAGTTCGGCCACGGTCTTCGAGCCCTCCGGGCGATCGTGGGACTTCTGCAGGAGTTCGGCGTAGAGCGAGTCAAAGGTCTTCACGAATCCAGCCTAATACATCGACGTCATCGGGCTCACACGGGGTCTCGGTCGTCAGGACGGTCTCGGTCGCGACGACGGATTCAGTCGTCGGGACGGCGATTGATGTCGGTGGCGCCGAGGTGCGGCGCGGAGATCGTCTGCCGTGATCTCTTCGACCAATCGATGAAGCCGATGACGACCATGACGAGGAAGATGAGGTAGACCGCTCCGGAGAACACGAGCCCACCGGCCACAGCCAGGGGAATGCCGACGAGGTCGACGGCCAGCCACACGAACCAGAACTCGACGATGGCCCGCCCCTGCGCGTACATCGCCACGAGCGAGCCGATGAAGATATAGGCGTCCGGGTAGGGATTCCAGGACCAGCCGCCCAGGGCCAGGACGTAGCCGAATACGCCTGTGCCCAGCAGGAGGGCGGCGATCAGCAGCAGACGCTCCTTCCAGCTCGCCCAGCGCACGATGACCTCGCCCGCGGCCTCGCGGGACTTCTTCCACTGCGTCCAGCCCCATATCGCGGCGACGATGATGACCACCTGGCGGGAAGCATTTCCTCCCAGCCCAGCGGAGATGCTTGCGGAGAAGAGGAGGATGGAACCCGTTATCTGGACCGGCCATGACAGGATGTTGCGGCGCAGCGCGAGGACCACCGTGGCCAGGGCGCAGATGTTGCCGAACAGGTCGGAGTACGGCACCGGTTTGCCCAGCAGTTCGAATGCCGGGGTGTTCAGCCAGTCGAGCAGTTCCATAGCGACTCTCTTCAGTGCACGTGGGCGGCTGCGAGTTCGCGCAGCCCTGTTATCGCGGTGGCGGCGTCCTCGGCACCGTAGACGGCGGAACCGGCCACAAGCACGTCGGCTCCGGCGTCGACGACGCGTTCGATCGTCGACGTCGACACTCCCCCGTCGACCTGCAGTCTGATCTCAAGTCCCGCGGCCGAGATCGCCTCCCGGGTCCGCCGGATCTTCGGCAGGCAGACGTCGAGGAACTTCTGTCCGCCGAAGCCGGGCTCGACGGTCATGATGAGGATCTGGTCGAACTCGCCGAGGAGGTCGATGAAGGGTTCGATCGGGGTCGCCGGCTTGAGCGCGAGGCTGGCCCTGGCCCCCAGCTTCCGAATCTCCCGGGCCAGGCGCACGGGGGCTGCGGCCGCCTCGGCGTGGAAGGTCACCGAGGAGCAGCCGAGTTCGGCATAGACGGGGGCGTGCCGATCCGCCTCGGCGATCATCAGGTGCGCGTCGAGCGGGATCGGGCTGATCGCATGGATCCGTTCGAGAACGGGTGGGCCGAAGGTCAGGTTCGGGACGAAATGGTTGTCCATCACGTCGATGTGCGCCATGTCGGCCGTGCTGATCTTGGCCAGCTCACCGCGCAGGTCCGAGAAATCGGAGCTGAGGATGCTGGGATTGATCTCGATCGCCATTTCAGTTCGCCTTCCGCATCAGGGCCAAGAACATTCCATCGGTGCCGTGGATGTGTGGCCACAGCTGAGCGTATCGCCCCGCTCCCCGACTCACCGAGGTGAAACTCTCTGCTTCGGTGCCGGTGACCTCGGCGAGGACGGTCGGGGCGTCGAGGATCTCGACGTCCTCGTCCCTCGCGCGGACGCGCAGGACGTCGTCGACGACGAGAACGGTCTCCGCGTAGTGGGGCGAGCAGGTCGCGTAGGCGACGACTCCGCCCGGGGCGCACGCGTCCAGGGCCGCCCGCAGCAGGTCGCGCTGCAGTCCGGCCAAGGCGTTGATGTCCTCAGGTCTGCGTCGGTAGCGTGCTTCGGGGCGACGTCGCAGGGCGCCCATGCCGGAGCAGGGGACGTCGACGAGGACTTTCGCATAGGGACCCGTGGCCTCGCGGGCGTCGCGGACTTCGCTGACGACGTTGTCGAGTGCCTGAGTGGAGGACCTCACGAGTTCGACCCGGTGCTCGCTCGAGTCGAAGGCGTCGAGGCCCGTCCCCGACTGCTTCGCGATCGCGGCGAGGACCGCGGCCTTGCCGCCGGGACCGGCGCACAGGTCTGCCCAGGTGCCTGACGGGGCTGCGACGTGGGCCAGAGCGAGTGCCACGAGAGCCGATCCTTCGTCCTGTACGCGTGCCCGGCCGGCCGCGACGGCGTCGACGTCCTTGGGCACGGCGGTGTCGAGTGTAACGCCGATGGGTGAGAGCTCAGTCGGCTGGCCGGGCAGCTCGTCGCGGTCGACGAGCCCGGGCAGGGCCGAAACGCTCACCTTCGCCGCCGCATTGTCGGCGGCAAGGAGGGCTTCGAGTTCGACAGTCTGCCGTCCGTGGCCCTTGAGGGCCTGCGTCAGGGCACGGACGATCCATTCGGGGTGGGAGTATTCGATCGCCTGCGCCCCCACCTCGGTGGTTCCGTCGGTGACACGACGCAGCCAGTCGGTCCGGTCGATCTCGGAGACCCGCCGCAGGACGGCGTTGACGAACCCGGCGGTCTTCGGGGCGTAGGACTTGATCACGGCCACGGTCTCGGACAGTGCGGCATGGTCGGGTACTCGCATGGACAGAATCTGGTGGGTGCCGAGCCGCATTCCGGCCAGAGGCTCTGCGTCGATGCGCTCGATCGGACGGTTGGCGGCGGAGGCGATGATCGCATCGTAGAACTCCTGTTGGCGCAGAGCCCCGTAGGTAAGTTCTGTCGTGAATGCCGCGTCCTGGGGATCCATGTGCGTGCGAGCGAGCTTGGCGGGCAGGAGGAGGTTCGCATAGGAGTCCTTCGTCGCGACGTCGACGAGGACCTCCCAGGCGATGCGGCGGGGCAGGTTCTTCGCAGGCATAGGTCTCAGGCTCCTTGCTCGGGGTGGGACTCGCGCGGGTCGAAACGGATGTCACCGTGTCCACGCAGATAGTCGGCCGCCGCCATCCGCGGCTTGCCGAAGGGTTGGACCTGCTCGACGCGGACCCAGCCGTCGCCGCAGCCGAGGACCGCCGTCTTCTGCCAGGTCGTCAGCAGGCCGGGCACCACCGGTGACGAGACCTCAGGGGCCATCCGGAGGCCGAAGAGCTTCGTCCGCTTCCCGTCGATCTCCGCCCAGGGGCCGGGACTGGGGCTGACTCCGCGGGAGCGGTCGATGACGGCGCGTGCTGTGTGGGTGAAGTCGAGGCGGGCGTCGCCGATGTCGATCTTGTCCGCGTGGGTGGGTTCTCCGGACTGCTGGGTCAGGACCGCGGTTCCGTCTTCGAGCTCGTCGAAGGCGGCGACCAGCTCGGGAGCACCCCTGTGCGCGTAGTCGTCGAGTGCTTCGGCGACATCGGCATGGTCCAGCGGCAGTTCGAGTCGGCGCAGGACGGGACCGGAGTCCATGCCCTCCTCGATCTTGAACACGCTGACGCCGCTGCGCGTCTGTCCCGCGATGAGCGCCCGTTGGACGGGTGCGGCTCCGCGGTGGGCCGGGAGGAGGGAGAAATGGAGGTTGAACCAGCCCAGCTTCGCGGTCGCCAGGGCCGCGGGTCCGGCGATGGCCCCGTAGGCGACGACGGCGACGGCATCGACGTCGAGGGCTCGGAGTTCGGAGATGACCTCGCCGCGCAGCCGGCTCGCTTCGATGACGTCGAGTCCGAGTTCGAGGGCGCGGGCTTTGACCGGCGATGGGGTGAGAACGCGCTTGCGTCCGACCGGGGCGTCGGGGCGGGTGAGGACGGCGCGGATGCGGTGCCTGGATTCGGCGAAGGCCTCGAGGGCGGGCACTGCGGCATCCGGGGTTCCGGCGAAGACGATATCCACTCGAGGAATTCTACTTGTTCACACACCGGTCGCGGCCATCGGGCATCATGAGGCTCACAGAGACTGCGGGTCGTCGATGCGGATGCGGACCTGGGGCAGCTTCTTCGCGGAACGTGAGGCGGACAGGTGCGTCAGCTGTTCGCCGACCGAGTCACCTGCTGAGATCGGGTATGCCGCGACCGCCTTCTGATCGTCGCCGTCGTCGTCGCGGATGAGTTCGCTCAGTTCCGGAACGGCGGTGAGCACGGAGTCGATGTCGGCGCCCGCACCGGTGAGTTCGACGATGCGACGGTAGGGCGGGAAACCGAGTTCCCTCCGGTCGCGCAGCGACCTGGACATGGTGGTCACCGGATCGAAGGTGGTCACAGTGGTCCGGATCGTCTCGTCGTCATCGCCGAGGTAGACGACTCCCCCGGCCGTGCGCGGCCTGACGAGGACCGCCGCGCGCAGTCGTCGGCTGACCCCTTCATCGGTCGAGCGCATCCACGGCCCCGGCCATAGGGAGTCCAGCAGCACGGCGCACGCGTATCCGCCCAGGGCATAGGGTTCGGCACCCGTGGTGGCCACGACGAGGCGGGGGCTGTCATCGATGGCGACGGGGATGTCGTCGCCACCGGATTCGAGGATCTCGATGCCCGGCAGGGCCCTGCGCAGCTCCTCGACGGTACGGCCCCGGCCGCGCACGATCGAGCGAACCTGATTCGAGCGGCAGCGTCCGCACGAGAACGAATCGGAATGGTATCCGCAGGCACGGCAGGCGAAGGGCCCGACCTCCGACTGGGTGGTCAGGGTAGCGGAGCAGCGCGGGCAGCGGGCGACTTCCTGGCATCGTGCGCACGCGAACACGGGGTAGTAGCCCGAACGTGGGACTTGGACGAGGACGGGGCCGAGAGCGTTCGTGTCCTTGGGCCCGGGACGCAGCGCTGCGCGCATGAGCTGCCAGGCGCGTGAGGGGATGCGCTGCCGGGCGAAGGGGTCGCGTTCCTCGTCCGGGACGAAGACCCGTGGGGCGCCCTCACGTCGGTCGGGACCGGTAGGGCTGGACTCGCGCAGCCAGCCGATTTCGACGAGTCGTTGGATCTCGGCGCTGCGGTCAGTGGACACGAACAGGAGTCCGGTGGATTCGATCGTCGAACGCAGCAGGCACACTTCCCTGGCATGGGGGTAGGGAGCGTGCTGGTCGAGGTAGTTCGAGTTCGAGTCGTCGAAGCAGATGATGAGCCCGAGTCCCCGGATCGGGGCGAAGGCGGCCGCTCTGGTGCCGATCGTGACCCGGGTCCGGCCGAGCAGGCCATGCAGCCATGCCGTCCACCGCTGCTCGGGAGACTGGTCGGCGCTGAGCACGGAGTACGCGGGAAGGTCCGTGCTCGCGTCGAGGGCCGCCGAGAGCACGGCGAGCTCACGATGGTCGGGAACCAGCCACAGCACCGATTCCCCTGCGGCCAGGGTCGCTCGGGCTGCGGTGAGGCCGGCAGTGATCCAGCTCAGTCCCGGGGTGGAGCCGGGGACGCAGGTGAGGGCGACCCGTGGGTGCTCGGCGGCTGGAAACGGGTCAGATTCGTCGGCAGGAGCCTGTCCGACGATCCAATCGCCGAGGCGCTCGATCGTATCCGCAGAATCGTCGGCTGCGCTGTCGCCGACTGCATTCACGTCAGCCTTCGGTCGGCGCGATGGGACCGAGTCCTGGCTCGCCGCCTTCTCAGCCTTGAGCACCGCTTTTTCGGCCCGCGCGTGGCGAGGTGGGATGGCCAGGCGAAGGACGTCTGAGAGAGTACCGGCGTAGCGGCGTGCAGTGGCTTCGCCAAGTCGCAGCAGTTCGGGGGTGAGCACGACGACGGGGCTGGTGATGCGTTCGATGGTGGCCAGCGGT
The Brevibacterium marinum genome window above contains:
- a CDS encoding chorismate-binding protein — its product is MTIRPSLEEFRASGADHRLVPVHAEVLADAETPLSLYRKLTDGGPGSFLFESAVSGAWARYSFIGSAPVATLFSDGDGFRWEGTPPVGIPTEGSVLDAVTATLELLAVDEAESVLPPMVSSFVGYFGWDIVREFENLGPGLANEHHLPTVQLMIPGDIAVYDHYSGTLTLVANVFNVNGADTGIDEAYSAGVDRIEAMLERISAPSSAEISSTHFVTPEVRPRTQPQSYLDSVERAKRDIVDGEVFQVVLGQRFDTECDADPLAVYRMLRHSNPSPFMYLLNLHDDQDRPVSIIGSSPEALVTVRSGDIVTHPIAGSRPRGATPEEDSALARDLISDEKERAEHLMLVDLARNDLAKVSRAGTVDVSEFMDIVRYSHIMHISSTVRGELAPGHDAVDVLRATFPAGTLSGAPKPRALQIIDELEVIGRGIYGGVVGYMSFTGDLDLAIAIRTGVLRDSVMSVYAGGGLVADSVPETEYQESQNKAAAVLGAAAAAGAVEAIGSRETARTASESRG
- the hisI gene encoding phosphoribosyl-AMP cyclohydrolase, which produces MNAQDTRAQNTSAQGAGGRTDANPENWRELITVDADGLIPVIVQEATSRQVLMMAWMDVEAVERTLNGGRAVYWSRSRQEYWVKGETSGHIQRLVSLSLDCDADALLMEVDQTGPACHTLTPTCFTGRTISAD
- the hisF gene encoding imidazole glycerol phosphate synthase subunit HisF encodes the protein MVAIRVIPCLDVDEGRVVKGVKFADLKDAGDPVELARRYGESGADELTFLDVTASSGDRETVHDIVRACAEEVFIPLTVGGGIRSVADVDRLLRDGADKVSVNTSAVADPELISEIAHHFGNQVLVLSLDARRTQGGQTPSGFEVTTRGGREGTGRCAIDWVTEAAERGVGEILLNSIDADGTRDGFDLELIAAARAAVDVPLIASGGAGRVEHFAPAVAAGADALLAASVFHFGTLSIAEVKDALRAEGMEVR
- a CDS encoding carboxyl transferase domain-containing protein; this translates as MARLNAHELVDIVVDDGSFGSWDTTPITPAGGVSAEYAAELAAAREKSGVDEAVITGEGTIEGRRVAIVAGEFRFLAGSIGVAAAQRLVDAIERATLEGLPLLAGPASGGTRMQEGTIAFLSMVKITNAVMAHRRAALPYLVYLRHPTTGGVFASWGSMGHVTVAEAGSLIGFLGPRVFEAIYDEKFPENVQTGENLHKHGIIDAVIGPERIQATVARVLDVLMGAKEIPPRVPDPETRPGVVDPNSEAWQAITRSRNPDRPGVRDLLRTAANTVLPLNGTGQGEKDPGLLLALAKFGSAPCIVLGQDRFRQDSRAPLGPAALREARRGMRLAAELDLPLVTVIDTPGAALSKSAEEGGIAGEIARSLADLANLDAPSVSLILGEGSGGGALALIPADRVLSAENGWLSPLPPEGASAIVHRTTDRAPEMAQSQGVHAPMLKATRVVDRIIAEHPDASEEPLDFVSRVGATLEYELIELMREPSDRRSARRMERYRMLGI
- a CDS encoding CaiB/BaiF CoA transferase family protein, producing MSNDTDTGVDGPLTGYTVIDLSRALAGPHAGMMFGDLGARVIKVENPGRGDDSRSWGPPFVGPEDDPQATYFFSCNRNKESIALDLKSDTGTDTLRELISRADVLIENFRSGVLDRLGFSTAVCMEINPRLVILSITGFGHDGPESSRAGYDQIAQGEAGLMSLTGSGPDDMQRVGVPIADLLAGIYGSYGVLAALLERERTGKGKVVRTSLIAGMVGVHAFQGTRATVAGQNPAPGGNHHPSLSPYGLFRCHEGAVQISVGNENLWQKFCAAFDIDPATEGMADNSSRVANRPAVIELIESRFAEYGPDDLLAKLADAGIPSGTVRTLEEVYSWDQALSQGLKVSVDHPVLGDIDLPGPPLRFFDADGETEVETTRTAHDAPPLLNEDAEAIVSWLDSDD
- a CDS encoding PH domain-containing protein, which encodes MISIVGSVALFIGFAILSVALLVVDWEPWTPLDVIWMNVLGVIFAAALLRVADIQARPSRAGLVVKNMVRTRTFAWGQILGVAFSPEGDDPWPTLDLTDGTTYAVMAIQHADGPKAHEECRRLRMLIAEWTHFKEE
- the hisG gene encoding ATP phosphoribosyltransferase, with the translated sequence MLRVAVPNKGALSEAASEMLGEAGYSTRRGSKTLVHQDEVNDVEFFYLRPRDIAVYVGSGILDAGITGRDLLLESQAEAQEVMGLGFGASRFFYAGVTGSFSSPAQLEGARIATSFPNLVDSDLQARGIDAKTVQLDGAIEVSIQLGVADAIADVVETGSTLRAAGLETFGEPLLESEAVLVQRDGAAASIEVLRRRLESVMVARQYVLVDYNIEERLLPEALGLTPGLESPTISPLQETGWVAARVMVESKEVNNVMDRLYAVGARAILVTNIGACRI
- a CDS encoding phosphoribosyl-ATP diphosphatase, with amino-acid sequence MKTFDSLYAELLQKSHDRPEGSKTVAELDAGVHAIGKKVVEEAAEVWMAAEYETKDELAEEISQLLYHLQVLMLAKDLSLDDVNSHL
- a CDS encoding nicotinamide mononucleotide transporter family protein codes for the protein MELLDWLNTPAFELLGKPVPYSDLFGNICALATVVLALRRNILSWPVQITGSILLFSASISAGLGGNASRQVVIIVAAIWGWTQWKKSREAAGEVIVRWASWKERLLLIAALLLGTGVFGYVLALGGWSWNPYPDAYIFIGSLVAMYAQGRAIVEFWFVWLAVDLVGIPLAVAGGLVFSGAVYLIFLVMVVIGFIDWSKRSRQTISAPHLGATDINRRPDD
- the rpe gene encoding ribulose-phosphate 3-epimerase, whose translation is MAIEINPSILSSDFSDLRGELAKISTADMAHIDVMDNHFVPNLTFGPPVLERIHAISPIPLDAHLMIAEADRHAPVYAELGCSSVTFHAEAAAAPVRLAREIRKLGARASLALKPATPIEPFIDLLGEFDQILIMTVEPGFGGQKFLDVCLPKIRRTREAISAAGLEIRLQVDGGVSTSTIERVVDAGADVLVAGSAVYGAEDAATAITGLRELAAAHVH